A window of Massilia sp. NR 4-1 genomic DNA:
TTCTTCACGTACTCCATCGGCACGCGGGTGGCGGCATCGACTTTCACCGCCAGATACGGGGTGTAGCCGCAGTCGGTGCACCATTCGTAAATGGCGCGCAGCATATAGGGCTTGGTTGAGATTTCAGACATATTGAAAACCAGATAAAACACGGCGCGCGGGCCTGGGGCCGCACGCGCCGGAAAGTCAGTGACAGACGTGTGCCGCGCTTAGCGGCGCATCACCTTCTCGGATGGGGTCAGCGCTTCGATATAGGCCGGGCGCGAGAAGATGCGCTCGGCGTATTTCATCAGCGGGGCAGCCGTTTTCGACAGCTCGATGCCGTAATGGTCGAGGCGCCACAGCAGCGGGGCCACGGCCACGTCCAGCATGGAGAACTCGTCGCCCAGCATGTATTTGTTCTTCAGGAACAGCGGAGCCAGCGTGGTCAGACGGTCGCGGATTTCCGCGCGCGCCTTGTCGTGGCTCTTGTCGTTGGCCTTGGCGCGCTCGCTTTCCAGCGTGTGCACGTGGACGAACAGCTCTTTTTCGAAGTTGAACAGCATCAGGCGCGCGCGCGCGCGCATCAGCGGATCGGCCGGCATCAGTTGCGGATGCGGGAAGCGCTCGTCGATGTATTCGTTGATGATGTTCGATTCGTACAGAATCAATTCGCGTTCGACCAGGATCGGCACCTGGCCGTAGGGATTCATGGTCGAAATATCTTCCGGCTTGTTGAACAGGTCAACATCGCGCACCTCAAAGTCCATGCCTTTTTCGAACAGGACCAGACGGCAACGTTGGGAGAATGGACAAGTAGTACCCGAGTAGAGAACCATCATGTTTGTAGTTCCTTAGAAACAAAGGGGGCGATACCGCCGAGCGGATCACCCCAGATCGGGCCTGCTTGATTGGCAGGCCGCGTGAAACACGCGCCGGACGAGCCGGCGCGCTCTCTTATTTAACTTCTTTCCAGTACGACGCGTTCAGGCGCCATGCCAGCAGTGCAAAGCCGGTCAGGAAGATCAGCACCCACACGCCCAGCTTCTTGCGAGTCTGTTGCGCAGGTTCCGCCATCCATTCCATATAGCCGACCAAATCCGCCACCTGGGTGTCGAAATCGATCTTGCTCAGGGTGCCCGGTGCCACCTGCTTGAAGCCGGTGAACTTGTGCACGCTCTTGCTTGGGTCATGCGGATCTTTTTCTTCGGCGAACACGGCTTCCTGCACGCCCTGCATCTGCCACAGCACGTGCGGCATCGCCACGTTCGGCACAACCATATTGTTGTAGCCGGTCGGACGCGCCTCGTCTTTGTAGAAGGTACGCAGGTAAGTATACAGGTAGTCGCCGCCGGTGCCGGCAGGCGAGGCTTTCGCGCGCGCGATCACCGACAGATCAGGCGGAACCACGCCAAACCAGGCCTTGGCATCCTTGGCCTGCATGGCGGTGGTCATCATTTCGCCCACTTTTTCACCGGTGAACAACAGATTGGCCTTGATCTGGTCTTCGCTCAGACCCAGGTCACGCAGGCGATTGTAACGCATGGACGAGGCATTGTGGCAGTTCAGGCAGTAGTTGACGAACAGCTTGGCGCCGTTCTGCAGTGCCGCCATATTGTGCGAACGGTCCGGCGCCTTGTCCAGCGGGTGGCCACCTTCACTTGCGAAGGCCAGGCCTGGCAGCAGGGCCAGGATGGCGAGCAGTTTCTTAGGAAAATTCATGTATCAATCCTTTTGCTTAGCGTTCGGGTCGTCGATTAGTGCGGATGGAAAGTCACGCGATCCGGCACTTTTTTGAACGTACCCGCGGCGCTCCACCATGGCATCAGCAGGAAGAAGCCGAAGTAGTACAGGGTGCACACTTGCGAAACGATGGTGCCGATCACGCTTGGCGCCTGGGTACCGAGGTAGCCCAGGGTCACGAAAGCGATCGCCAGCAGCGCGTACACATATTTGTGCCAGTCAGGACGATAACGGATCGATTTCACCGGCGAGTGGTCCAGCCATGGCAGGAAGGCCAGGATCACCACGGAGCCGCCGAAGAACACCACGCCCCAGAATTTCGCATCCAGCACGCTCGGCAACATGCCGACGATGGCCACCAGGGCGCCCACGGCAATCGCGGCCTTGACCTGGAAGGACAGGCGCGACTTCAGCCACAGGAAGGCCACGTAAGCGGCGGTACCGGCCATCAGCACCCACATGAAGTCGGCGGTGGTGGCGCGCAGCACCGAGTAGAACGGCGTGAAGTACCAGGTTGGCGCGATATGCAGCGGGGTTTTCAGCGAATCGCCCGGCAGGAAGTTGTTGTATTCCAGGAAATAGCCACCCATTTCCGGCGCGAAGAACACGACGGCGCTGAAGATCAGCAGGAAGATCGAGACGCCGAACAGATCGTGCACGGTGTAGTAAGGGTGGGAAGGGATCGAGTCCACTGGATGGCCGTCGGCGCCCAGGTTTTCCTTGACTTCGATGCCGTCCGGATTGCTCGAACCGACTTCGTGCAGGGCGATCAGGTGGGCAGCCACCAGACCCAGCAGCACCAGCGGGATCGCGATCACGTGGAAGGCGAAGAAGCGGTTCAGGGTGGCGTCGGACACCACGTAGTCGCCGCGGATCCACAGCGACAGGTCAGGGCCGATCAGCGGAATCGCGCCGAACAGGTTGACGATCACCTGGGCGCCCCAGTACGACATCTGGCCCCATGGCAGCAGGTAGCCGAAGAACGCTTCGGCCATCAGGCACAGGAAGATGGCGAAACCGAACAGCCAGATCAGTTCGCGCGGCTTGCGGTAAGAACCATACATCAGACCACGGGTCATGTGCAGGTAGACGATGATGAAGAAGGACGAGGCGCCGGTCGAGTGCATATAGCGCACCAGCCAGCCCCATGGTACTTCACGCATGATGTATTCGACCGAACCGAAGGCCAGGTTGGCGTCCGGCTTGTAGTGCATGGTCAGGAAGATGCCGGTGACGATCTGCAGCACCAGCACGAACATGGCCAGGGAACCGAAGATGTACCAGAAGTTGAAGTTTTTCGGGGCGTAGTATTTGCCCCACTGATCGTTCCACAGCTTGGTCAGGGGGAAGCGGTCATCGATCCAGCCCACCGCCTTCTGCGCCACCGGCGCGTCGGCCGGGAATTTGGTTTCCTTGAAAGCCGCCATGTTTATGCCTCGCCTTTCTCGTCTTTACCGATCAGGATCTTGCTGTCGCTCAGATACATATGGCGCGGCACAGGCAGATTGTCCGGCGCCGGCTTGTTCTTGAATACGCGGCCGGCCATGTCGAAGGTCGAACCGTGGCAGGGGCAGAGGAAGCCGCCTTGCCAGTCGTCCGGCAGGGAGGGCTGTGGGCCCGAGGCGAATTTGGTCGATGGCGAACAGCCCAGGTGGGTACAGATGCCGACGGCTACCAGGATTTCCGGCTTGATCGAGCGGTGCTCGTTCATGCAGTACTCGGGTGTGAATTCGGCTGGGTTGCGTTGGGAGTCGGCGTCGGCCAGCTGGTTATGGGTTTTTTTCAGCGACGCCACCATTT
This region includes:
- a CDS encoding glutathione S-transferase N-terminal domain-containing protein; protein product: MMVLYSGTTCPFSQRCRLVLFEKGMDFEVRDVDLFNKPEDISTMNPYGQVPILVERELILYESNIINEYIDERFPHPQLMPADPLMRARARLMLFNFEKELFVHVHTLESERAKANDKSHDKARAEIRDRLTTLAPLFLKNKYMLGDEFSMLDVAVAPLLWRLDHYGIELSKTAAPLMKYAERIFSRPAYIEALTPSEKVMRR
- a CDS encoding cytochrome c1; its protein translation is MNFPKKLLAILALLPGLAFASEGGHPLDKAPDRSHNMAALQNGAKLFVNYCLNCHNASSMRYNRLRDLGLSEDQIKANLLFTGEKVGEMMTTAMQAKDAKAWFGVVPPDLSVIARAKASPAGTGGDYLYTYLRTFYKDEARPTGYNNMVVPNVAMPHVLWQMQGVQEAVFAEEKDPHDPSKSVHKFTGFKQVAPGTLSKIDFDTQVADLVGYMEWMAEPAQQTRKKLGVWVLIFLTGFALLAWRLNASYWKEVK
- a CDS encoding cytochrome bc complex cytochrome b subunit, which gives rise to MAAFKETKFPADAPVAQKAVGWIDDRFPLTKLWNDQWGKYYAPKNFNFWYIFGSLAMFVLVLQIVTGIFLTMHYKPDANLAFGSVEYIMREVPWGWLVRYMHSTGASSFFIIVYLHMTRGLMYGSYRKPRELIWLFGFAIFLCLMAEAFFGYLLPWGQMSYWGAQVIVNLFGAIPLIGPDLSLWIRGDYVVSDATLNRFFAFHVIAIPLVLLGLVAAHLIALHEVGSSNPDGIEVKENLGADGHPVDSIPSHPYYTVHDLFGVSIFLLIFSAVVFFAPEMGGYFLEYNNFLPGDSLKTPLHIAPTWYFTPFYSVLRATTADFMWVLMAGTAAYVAFLWLKSRLSFQVKAAIAVGALVAIVGMLPSVLDAKFWGVVFFGGSVVILAFLPWLDHSPVKSIRYRPDWHKYVYALLAIAFVTLGYLGTQAPSVIGTIVSQVCTLYYFGFFLLMPWWSAAGTFKKVPDRVTFHPH
- the petA gene encoding ubiquinol-cytochrome c reductase iron-sulfur subunit — translated: MSNEKQVDSSRRGLLVATCAAGGVVGLGTTGALVSTFQPSERAKAAGAPVEVDISSLQPGEMKTVEWRGKPVWILKRTPEMVASLKKTHNQLADADSQRNPAEFTPEYCMNEHRSIKPEILVAVGICTHLGCSPSTKFASGPQPSLPDDWQGGFLCPCHGSTFDMAGRVFKNKPAPDNLPVPRHMYLSDSKILIGKDEKGEA